CTCAGATTTCAGATTATCCTTGTTTCGGGATTAGATCtcttgtgtgtttcatgtctctgtctttctctctcaatccctgtgtctcttgtgttttccctattttgttttcataggTCCTAGGGTTGGAGGACTGGACTTATTTCAGAACACATGCACTACTCTCCCCTCCCTGCACTCCCCCATCCTCCAACCCTCCCAGTCTCACTATCATCCTTCATGCCTCTCCCCTCTCATCTTGTTGTCCTGGCTTTAGACCCACAATGCTCGAGGAGAGGGATGAGgtagagaagaagaggatgCAGGTGACTGGCGGGTGCATATTTAGAAAAATTGAAagtacatctttaaaaaaagggaaagaatgGACGATATGCTTGGTAGCCCAGTTATTCCAACCCcccttaaaaaacagattttctttaatTGCTTAGATGAGAAACATCAAGTAGTTTAGAGGGACCAgccttgatttttatttaactttttttaatttggttgaAGAGGGGAATACCAAGCAGGTGTGAGGTTGGTGGTGCATTATGGGAGTCACTTTAGTTCTGTTACCACCTCAGTCAATCCTTAAAACATACTACTCCCTTCATCTCCTCAGTTGAGGATAGATTGAAaagaaacttcttttttttgtttttgtttgtgtgtgcttttctttgGAGGGGATTATGTGCAATGTCAGTacttaaaatgttaattaataaatcatgtttgCAAATCTCAGGATTCAGTCCTTGTTAATGTCTCaatgattgtgtttttaaaaatgcatttacttCATATTCAACACAATTTCTAGTACTGGTTAGAAATTAATCAGATTTCACTAACATTATTTACAGTACTTGCATCCTTTTTTAGTAACAACATGACCACAGTGAAAAATATTCACTATACAAGTTAAAGGTCCTCTCTGAACAATACAAATCCTCAGAAGGTAGTGATACACACCATAAATGAATGgacagcaaacacacatgaCAGATGCCAaggaaaaatacacaaacatgatggttgtgatttaaaataaaaaaatcaacaagcCGAGCTACTTGTTACAAACAGCCCTTTTGATTGCACATCTTGCTCTAGTCTAGTGTATCGGGCTTCAGTTTACAAAATCTAACACCTGTTGGAGTGCATAAAGAATTGAAACGTTTAGACCCTCATACCATCAATAACCAAATAACACACTATATATACATGAAGTAGTAAAATAGATCTTGTTTCTTTAAAAGTAGCATTTCTGCAGGTTGTGCAATGACTTTCTCATGATCAGATAAATACTTTGTGATAGCACTTTGCCTTAGCTTAAGCTGGGGACACACTACATGAACAAAGTCATACTTAAGTCGTACTTAATGCGACGGTTCATCGTTAGGGCAAGGATGCGAGGCTCAAGGTTCTAGCCTAAGTTCatacattttccataactgcttatccttgtcagggtcgcagggggctggagacaatcccagctgacattagaTGACAGGTGGGGTAGGAtaggtcaccagttcatcacagggctgaccAGGCTTTGAGTCTGTTTCGTGTTGTCATGCTGTCTAAATGTTTAAAGCGAATCACCATTCAGCAATTGGACAAACTACGTCACGTCTGTATTGCCATGATTCGTGGTTAGTTAAATTCTTGAAGTCTGCACCCTAAGCTGACTTTCTGGAAGTCTGCATGAGGCCTGTTGTGGACTGGTTGAATTGTGGGTTTGGACATCCCTCGACACTCAAAGACTTCTTGGGCCCACAAAGTCCACAAGAGCTTCTAAGTCAAGACATTTGGATTCAGCCTTTgagcttctcttctttttcaagAGAGTCTAGCTAAATTACTCAGCCACCATTGACCATTATTGTTTTGGTTGGGTATTGTTGAGAAGTCAAACATCCCAAACAAATGTTGTCTAAACCTGAACAGCTGTACATTGCCACTGACCAAGCCTTTGATGCCAGCTTCCATTATTTGCTATATACCCAGCCCAAGTTACGGTATAATGTGTAGAGGTTTTAGGATTTAAACCTTGCTTCATTACACctgaaacaaatgtttgatttttgaacTCTAACACCATGCTCCTGTACTTAAAGTGTCATAGTAAAAGTCATTGAGTTTCTTACTTAAATCTGTCACTTAGGTAGATTTACGCATCTAGAGTGTTCCCAGCTTTTGTACAAAATAGGCAAGCATACTTAATGACTTCTTTTACCTCCAAACTCAGAAAATGTTGCATGTCTTTGTAGATAAAGTGCAGGAATCCCAAAGTCTCTCCATCTCCGTCTGTCAATATTGCAACTGAGTGCATCACAATGGAATAAAATCCAACCACACTGGCAGTCAACAGTCCAAACTATTTGTTCTTATGTGCATCTTGAAATACAGTAGTCATCTCTAAATCCATAGGTTTTTAGACTTCAGTCAAGGCTTAATTCATAACCTTCATATTGCAGTGGTACCAGCGAAGGGCAAAACACACCTTTAACACTGCTTTGGCACCACATTCTATATGAATACAACCATTGACCTCAATatacatcagaaaaaaataacagtttggAGTAAGGCCAACATACACAATTCATCCCAAGCTGTACTTTGTTCCATCACTCTTCAGTTGATGCTTTCCTCCCCCAAGTAGTCCAGCTCTGTGCTGGGCTTGTCCAGatccatgtccatgtccataTCCATATCCATCATTCCTCCTGCCGAGTGCTGGTGGAAGTTTGATGCGATCTGGTCAAAGGTCTTGCCACGCGTCTCCGGCACCCGGAAGAATgtgaagatgaggaagaagaggaggagtgcTGCGAAGATCAGGAAGACGTATGGCCCACAAAGGCTCTGTGGAAAGATGTGATCAGATTAAACAGCATCAGACCATGGACATTTGCAGAAAGAGTGCGGTATTTGCCATTGCGGAGGATATTTAGAACATCTAGTGAAGgtaaaaaaacactcacagcaaCATATTGGAAGCACATGCCAATGATGAAGTTGGCCGTCCAGTTGGAAAATCCAGCTACAGCCATGGCAGCCGGCCTTGGACCCTGGGAGAACAGCTCAGCTACAAAGAACCAGGGGATCGGACCTGGACCGATCTCAAAGAAGGCCACAAAGCCAAAAATTGCCAGCATGCTGATGTAGCTCATCCATGGAACAGTTTCCTATTGCATGGGAAGAAAATAGGGGGTTCAGAGGTTTGTAGAGAAAAACCCATAACAGTACAAATGTTTGCGTCATTGAGAGACTAACCAATAAAACAAGAGCCGTGGTCATGATGACGGCACAGATGCACATCCCACCAAGTCCCAGCATGTGGAGCGTCCGTCGACCCATCCTCTCTACCAGGAAGAGCTGTTAATAATAAGAAAACAGGGAAACAGAGAAGTTGTTATGCCCAGGATTCCGATACCGATTCTACTTTAGGTGGTGATTTTAGCTCTTCATCCAGTTTGTACTGAAATATGATTCACTGtcaagagtctacagccatgccagCAGCTCTGCAAGGTTGTACTTGGGTGGTATGTTAAGCTTTGAGCTTTGGGATCACCAAAGTCTTCCTCTTGGAGCAATAAATGTCTGTTTCATAACCATCCATCCAAAACTTCCAAAAGTTGTTGGTTATTTCCATCCCAAGAGCCATGCAGCTAGCTAGCCATGCTTCTTGAACCATGTAATGACATTGCAACAACATCCAAACCAAACTTGACCTAGTGTTTGACAATAAAACAGGTACCACCGACCTGCCGTGTTATCTTTTCTATTTGCTCTTTGATAACAATGTTAAACAGTAATAGAGACGCAGTTTGGTACATAGCAGGACTGtaatcttttttaattatttattaatcttgATGTTAGTTTGGTTACTGACCGAGACCACAGTGAAGGCACAGTTCACCACGCCTGCTCCTATGGTGGCATAGACTGGACTCTGGACTCCTGCCTTCATGAAGATACTGGTGGAGTAGTAGAAAATCTGGCCAGAGGGGTAAACAGATTAAGATTGGGTCAAGAGTCTAATTTTTGGGACTTTAAGCACAGTGTGTTGATTGAAAAGTAACCACCCTGACTCACTGCATTGATCCCAGACAGCTGctgagagagctgcagcaggatGGAAATGAAGATGGGCTGGCGGTAGAGTGGAGAGCGAAAAAGCTCCAGGATGGACACCTTCCTCTCCATgtccatcttcctcttctcctccttcatctctgcCAGCATGTCACCCACGTCCTGCCTGCCCGTCAACCTCCTCAGGCCTGCACAAAGGACGCTTGTTATGTTCTTTATGGACAAATGCTTGAAGCAACAGAGGCTATGTGGGGTCATCCAGGACATTCAGCACCATAAAGTGCCAAAAAGTGACCCAAGAGTGCTATAGTACAAATACTAAGGCAGTGTGGTTTGAGAGTGTGGTGAACATGAcaatttcacaaataaaaagttcacAAATAAAAATTCAGTTAAATGTCCTATCAGGTTTTCAGAACCAATAAAGACATGCAGGAAGTTCATCCAAATTAGTTCCAGCATCTCAGCCTTGTCTCACAAAATTTTAATTGCTGTCATAGTAgttcaacagcaacaacaaaaatacaaaaaaactgtcaatAACATGTCCAACACGATCCAATTATTGTAGAGAAACGCATCAAAACAAGCAAGCCAGgaggaaaatattaaaaataaataacctgCAAAATACTCCTTAAGCTGACAGCTGAAATTTTATAGCTATCTTGAAAATATGTTACTGTTTTAGGACGAAGAAGTCTGGTATACCAATAGCTCTTGGTATACCTTATAGATGTTCTCAGACTACTCCAGCCCTACTCACCTCTCTTGGCGTGGTGCTCCTGGCAGCGGACGATGTAGAGGAATCGTGGGCTCTCAGGACAAAAAGGCAGGAGTGCCATCTGAAGTACAGTCGGCACAACAGTTAAACTCAACAGGATTGGCCACAAGTCTTCACTTCCCAGTAACGCCTCCAGACCGAAGACCTGCACAGGGAGAGGGATCAAGAGAGAGATTTCAAGGAACATTTCAAGAAAGGCTATTacagaatattaatattaaagatTTATCAGTCATACCTGTGCTATGAGAATACCAGTGACTATAGCCAGTTGGTGCAGCGTGCCCAGGGCTCCTCGCAGACTTGTAGGAGCTATCTCCCCCACATACATCGGTGTCAAGCCTGATGCCAATCCTGCACAGAAAGTTGGATAAAAAACCTTTATGGTGTGAAGATGACCAACTTTCAACTGATAATTCAACTTTCAAACACATTCCTGTGAATTTTAAACAACAGGACAGTGGAGTGCTCACCACAGTAAGCACCGATGACAAAGCGTCCGAGGATCATCATTTCAAAGGAGCGGCAGAGCTTGGATAACCCCATCAGACTTCCACCGATGAAGGCAAACAGGTTGTTTATGAGCATGGCTTTCCTcctggaaagaaaacacagacaagcaTCTTTGTTGTAATTCAGTTCTCAAATGGCACATTTGAATCCTATTTAATATACATCTAAATCTCGCCTCTTCTATTATTAAAGTCCAAGATAGCCACAATTCTTCATTTATTATGCATAGAATTAACATGAACTCAAACACTATTAAGAGTAAATTAACTTGTTTGAGTATTGCTCAGAAACTTAAAATACTTCACAGATGTTACTGAAACAACTGAAGCTCCACACATGAGCTCAAATGTGATATTTTAGCCTCCAGATGGCAGTGtcatacaaaaacactgaaggctTTAGTTAACTGTTTAAACCCTGACTGAAATTTGTTAAATGACAGTTGttaaataacctttaaaaacttCAATATGACACATTTACTAGCCTCACTCTTGCAGTTGTGTAttacattttcagacatttggTTTAAACTTTAGACAATCTGCATTaagattttgatttgatttattgaatgaaaacatgaagacagacCTGTtgtaaagatccagtgtgtaggatttagtggcatctagtggcgaggttacagattgcaacccaCCGAGTACTACTCGCCTCACACAAGCATTTCAAGCATGTAAGAGAAACTATGGTTTAACTGCTCGACACAAGAAGTACATTCTAGGTGTATGTACACTGGAGGTTTCATGTTTCCACGTCACACAAGTTGCATTTTGGATCCTGATTTGTGATCTAGACTAGTTGCAATGACTTCTCATTGATGTTTGGTGGTGTTTGATTCAAGGGTGTGACACACACTCTTCACATACATCATTTTATGCAGTAAAGGTCAAATGTCCAAGTGACTTAACAATAAGCTTTTTTTAGGCAGACCTTGTCCTGAATGCACCCAGGCTaacaccaccactaccaccccctaacacacacacacacacatcctgacCCAGTGTGACCAGCGCTGTTAAGATCCACTTTGAGTCAGTAGAAGCTGTGGACTTCAGTCCAGGTTGCATCCTGAAAACTGGGTCGACAAAGAACATCCTGGACAGAGGGACGTTGGGATCCGTTTTGGATCAATGCCCTGATGCATCATGACTCATAGAGTTGcccatttatatattttacagattaTATGATTGTTCCTGCCATAAGACCAGTGATTGCTGCTCACAAGagatctgtttcctgtcctgttaTTAATCTCACAACACCTTAGACGTACTTTGTGACCCCTTCAGTTTGGGTCTGCAAAATACTGACTCCTATTTCTAGTAGAAACACCTCAGTTAGTGTTTGAGTGTGCAGCCTTGTGTGTTTGCGTTCCTACCTGCCGAGCCACTCAGATATGAAGCCCACACAGAAGGAGGACAGCATGCCACCGATGGAGAAGATGGCCACAGACAGGGACCAGAGGGACGTGAGGGTCCCCGCGGGGATTGGCTCTCCATACCGGTGCACCCATGTGGCGTTATAGTCCTTCTCAATCATCTGCACGGGGCACAGAGGTCACAGGAGACTCAAAGAAAGCATGAGACATGTTAAGCAACAAACCCTACTAAAAAGTAGGTATCTTGCACCTCAGAACAGGAACCCAGATAAATATACACATGGTATGAGGTTAGTTTAGTTATTATATTTGTCATGGTTAAAGTATACAACATATGCCTGTTATTAAACGTATGATACCTTTAAAGAACTTAAAATATATTCCTCAAGCCTCAGTACTTTTTTGGTACCAGCCAAAATATCTTCAAAGCTGTCAAGTACCGATAAGGAAAGCTGGTCAGATTTTTACAGTATGGTAGTATGGgttttttgaaaaaacatgCTTACATACAATAAGTTActgataaatataatttttgcTTCAAATGTCAGGTATTGTCTAAAAGTTTTCAAATGAGCTCCAGCCCTATTGACACTTTGGGACAAATTGACCGGTGTCGTGCTTTTATTATTGACTCCAAGAACAATAttgatataaatatgaatggTGATTTccattcatatttatatcaaTATTGTTCCTGGATACAGTGGGCACACAGTGCAGAAATTAAAGGATAATCTACAAGTAATATACAATAAAACGGtggtttaaaacattaattaaaggCTATTTCTTGTACAGAATCAATTTGTTCTGTAGTTTCATCCAACACTTGGCACTTTCTGAAACAACCCCATTGTACTGGCCAACAAAACTCTCCTGAAATGTcacaacacagcagctcagcttCTATTCCGGTTTTAGTGGAACTACGTCAGCTGTGTCGTGTTTGCTGTCGAGGGTCAGGGCAGCTGGCTTGGCTGCTTCATCACTCTCAATGACTGTGAATGCATGCCCAAcaacactctgctgctgctgctgctgctgagtgtttTGTGACATATTCATATACAGAATTAAGTGTGTTTAGCCATAGACAGTCCTGATAGAAAGAGCAGGATACACTGGCGGCCATAAATTACACAGCACTATATACATTCCTCACATGCAGTACCCAAGTGTTCCCTCATGCTGGAGCTGCAATATGAGCAGCAAGTCATGTTTTCAAAAATCATGTGCTCTATCTATAATTACTGTACATCCAGTGTACTCCATAAGTTTTATAATCCCTCTTCCTCATTAAAAAGACAGATCCCTTTGTTTCCATTACAGCACATAAAGTGTTCAGCTGACTCCCTTGAATTCACCGCCTTCgcatcacatgacatcacaacaTCACGCCTGGGATTGTTTCCCGCTTCCAGGTTTGTTTTCCAAACACCATCAGCACCTTTAGAGGTAGCATGACTGTAATGTTGTGGTGTCAAACACACCCCTTCTCgaagaaatcagaaaaatatgagaaacagCTTAGTCGACATCTGGTTAAATGTCACTATCTTACATCAGCACTTTTATTCCTTCATGCATATTGACACCGGTTTCATTGGACTTcattggctgtttgttttttaccttcTGAGGTGCATTGATGACACCAATGTTGTACCCAAACTCCAGAGATCCCAGGACGGcagtgaagacagagagaacaaagGTCCCAGTCAGGGTCTggagtacaaacacacacatagagagatAAACCACATATTAAAACTGTGAGTAACGCTGAGGCACCATACGAACATCAACTTTATATAACTGTGATCCCGATGAGCCATGAGCACTGTCACTGACTTCACAGCCTGAACTTTAACTTCCCTCCAGTTCGCCATGAGGCCACGGGCACCTGTCTCCACGGTGACAGACGAGACAACCTTGGAGAGATGAGGTCTTCCCCTCggatattatattttgtaactGGCAGATTGGTTGCCTAGCAGCTCGATGCTGAACACATAACTCTGCTATAGAGAacggttcttttttttttatatttcaaaacacaCCTGTTCAGATTAGTGAGCTACCTGACAACAACTCCACCACGTGACtgtaaaataagattttaaaggTATGTTTCACTTAGATAATGGCAGAGAACGAAGAAGGCACGAGTAATCTGTTCAGTTTAGATTTACTGGTTTATATTTGGCCAACGCTgatcatgtttttctctgttgttttctctggTACATTCAGCAAAGTCTGAGTTTGTATGTAGTTTGTAACACTGTGTCTTGACCTTGCTGTGTTGAGCCTCTAGATAAGTGCTGTTTAGTATtcatgaaccaaaacaaaagggTGTGTTcgtaggtttgtgtgtgtggtcgtgTCCTTGCAACAGAAGTTCAAATATCACGTTATGTTCTATTACACTTCATTGCGCTTTAACATTATGTACAGTGGCTGATTTACTAGTACTACTTTACTGACTTTACctagaatgaataaataagataGAACAGAGCAGCGTTGATTCCTACTAAAAGAGGaattcagtgtgtttgctgcttgCTTTGTTTGAGTTTCCGTGCTTAAGGGCTTTATTTTACACTGAAACCAAAACTTCAGAGCTAAAAGAAGTTTCCACATTCCTCAAACACCAACCTGTGCCATGTTCACACAGTCTATCACAGATGGCATCACACATTAACACTGTGCAGAGATTCAACAGGAGTGACACACTATTTCTCAAAAAGATCTGGAGGGAACACATAACGCAGGCATTGTTCATGAGGGTGATGAAAAGTCAGACTACAGTAGGTGCAAACCCACAGTATAAGCTCTGACCTGTAAACTCAGATATTCAGCTGGTCAAGGTCACTGCTGAGAACTAAATATGGGCCAAAGCTCGTTCAGATCAGGGCTgatgtcattccccctcttgCTGCTTGTTTATTATAGTTACTTTCCATTATTGTTTATGAGCATTATTCTCATTTGGATCTCATTTTTTACACTCTAATTACAATGTAAATTCATATATACATCAACAAATATACTACACGACATACTGAATAGCAATGCCTGTATTTTTCTCATGCAGTCTTTCTGTACGAAAGAGATAAAAATCCGTGCGTAAAATCTCTCCAAATAAAAAATACGCATCGAACTGTGAAATGCGCACGTTGTGAGAGTGCCTTTCCTACAACATTTATCACATAACTTTTgcgggtaaaaaaaaacaaacaagccaagCTCTATTTATAAACTGTGAAAAGCTCTCAGGAAAATAAATTTACCTCCCCTCCGAGTTGCTGAAACCCGGCCGGCATGATTTTCGCAGCTCCGGGCACCAGTGGCAGAAGGTGACAGATGTGTCTGCTGCCAAATGGAGACACGTGAAACTCCCTCAAAAGGACAACAAGTCCTGACTTCTGTCTTTAGCGCTTATgtaccagaaaaaaaagaaccaaaaaacaaaaaaaacaaaaacgcacGGAATCCCAAAGAAAGCCAAATCCAAAAGACGAGCCAAGAGCAATCAGTCAGATGCGTCCTGATACGCACGGTGTCCTCtcttctttgtgttgtgttcgtCTCAGCTGGGACAGAGTGACACCCGTATACCCACGCTCACGCCTCTCGTAACGAGAGGGAAGGGCTGGCAACTCTAGTCCTGTAGATCAGCCCACTGGGCCTCTGGCTGATCTTGAAGTCCTGCAGCAGAGGTCGAGACGCAAGCAGGAAGGTCCCTTGACCTTAACTACTATTGGCTgaagaaaagaggggagagagcaTGCATAAGGAAAGATGACCCTCCTCTACAACAGAAATCTGGAGCGGTTGCACACACAAGGGAGTCTGGTTTTTATTATACTGAGAGCTGTGATTACATTTGAAGATTCCTCTTTAAATCAACAATAATCTATCCATTTCTGGAGCTCACGAGTTGGAGGTTTGCTGAGGGCCAAATTTGGTCTTAGGGCACACTTTTGTGAGGCCTGTTACATCAACTGTCTTGAATTATTATGTATTCTGTCGTGTGGCTGCAATAAAGACAACCTCATATGCACAAATATGGTGCATCTTACTCTTTTCTTTGCTCCTGAGGTGCAACATTTGTCTCACAGATCTGTGACGCATCATCTATAGAAGTTAAAATAATGGAGTTATGGATGCACAGGTGTTGGACCTCAGACGAACTCGAGCCAGAGTCCAACACGCCACCAGATATGACTCAACATTTCTCGTGGGCAGCAAAGAGGGGCTCGTCTTTGACACCCTGGCTGCCATTGTCTGTCTTCCCAACAGCAATAAATCCCTTTCTATTTCAGATCACATGCCAAAGGGGTCACACACCACAGCTCACTCtgcaccccctcccctcccctctctctgttgcACACAACAAAGCTTAATACTCATCCAGCAGGCAACAGGTGGGTCCTAAATTTGGGTTGTGCCACCTGAGTTAGCAGTGTAAGTGTGGTTAGGAGAGGTTTGGAGATGGGGTGACGGTGTGTATAAGGTGGGGCTTTGAGGGGTGTGTGGTGGGAGGGTTGCACCGGAGAGGGAAAAGCAGAGATCCTCCAAAGATCTCAATGGAAAAACACGTGCTCTCCATCTCTGAATCACGTAATTCAAGCGCCCCCCTTAGCAGACACACCCCCACCTCACGCCTCTCTCTCCTTGGAGCTCGCCGTCTTTGCCTTTCCCTGCCATCATGCGCACattgagaaagagaggaagaaccTGACACCCCCTTCATCCAGAGCCAGGGGCCCCAAGCCcacagtcatgtgtgtgtgtgtgactctgacTAAATGTAGAGAAACTTTACACCATCAGAACAGTGGCATAGAGCCTTTACCAGCGTAGTTTAAGGGTTCATGTACGCAGCCAGGGATAGACAGGGATGATAGTATCACATTTCCAAAAAGGatcacataaatatatacagaacAATGATAAAACTACGAGTACAGACTTAGAAAATGCTATAAATAATATCCAACACATGACGTCGCTCCATGCAGccaatattttgaaaaaacaccTGTTCACAGTGCAAAATGTCGCCTGTGTTGTCTCCAAACTAGAGATgtcagccagtgtgtgtgttttaccgtTACCAAACTAGAGATgtcagccagtgtgtgtgttttaccgtTACCTGGAATAAgaagtcatacacacacacacacacacacacgcacacacacacacacacacacacacacaccatgtgacTGCCCTCTATAACTCCCCAATGTGATGTAGGGACAAAGCCTGTGTAAATACAGTTCCTCCTTGTcatgacatttgtgtgtgtgtgtgtgtgtgtgtgt
Above is a genomic segment from Larimichthys crocea isolate SSNF chromosome XIV, L_crocea_2.0, whole genome shotgun sequence containing:
- the LOC104923961 gene encoding solute carrier family 2, facilitated glucose transporter member 1 isoform X1; its protein translation is MPAGFQQLGGETLTGTFVLSVFTAVLGSLEFGYNIGVINAPQKMIEKDYNATWVHRYGEPIPAGTLTSLWSLSVAIFSIGGMLSSFCVGFISEWLGRRKAMLINNLFAFIGGSLMGLSKLCRSFEMMILGRFVIGAYCGLASGLTPMYVGEIAPTSLRGALGTLHQLAIVTGILIAQVFGLEALLGSEDLWPILLSLTVVPTVLQMALLPFCPESPRFLYIVRCQEHHAKRGLRRLTGRQDVGDMLAEMKEEKRKMDMERKVSILELFRSPLYRQPIFISILLQLSQQLSGINAIFYYSTSIFMKAGVQSPVYATIGAGVVNCAFTVVSLFLVERMGRRTLHMLGLGGMCICAVIMTTALVLLETVPWMSYISMLAIFGFVAFFEIGPGPIPWFFVAELFSQGPRPAAMAVAGFSNWTANFIIGMCFQYVASLCGPYVFLIFAALLLFFLIFTFFRVPETRGKTFDQIASNFHQHSAGGMMDMDMDMDMDLDKPSTELDYLGEESIN
- the LOC104923961 gene encoding solute carrier family 2, facilitated glucose transporter member 1 isoform X2 — encoded protein: MNAIGRDTKELIFKREAKMIEKDYNATWVHRYGEPIPAGTLTSLWSLSVAIFSIGGMLSSFCVGFISEWLGRRKAMLINNLFAFIGGSLMGLSKLCRSFEMMILGRFVIGAYCGLASGLTPMYVGEIAPTSLRGALGTLHQLAIVTGILIAQVFGLEALLGSEDLWPILLSLTVVPTVLQMALLPFCPESPRFLYIVRCQEHHAKRGLRRLTGRQDVGDMLAEMKEEKRKMDMERKVSILELFRSPLYRQPIFISILLQLSQQLSGINAIFYYSTSIFMKAGVQSPVYATIGAGVVNCAFTVVSLFLVERMGRRTLHMLGLGGMCICAVIMTTALVLLETVPWMSYISMLAIFGFVAFFEIGPGPIPWFFVAELFSQGPRPAAMAVAGFSNWTANFIIGMCFQYVASLCGPYVFLIFAALLLFFLIFTFFRVPETRGKTFDQIASNFHQHSAGGMMDMDMDMDMDLDKPSTELDYLGEESIN
- the LOC104923961 gene encoding solute carrier family 2, facilitated glucose transporter member 1 isoform X3; the protein is MLINNLFAFIGGSLMGLSKLCRSFEMMILGRFVIGAYCGLASGLTPMYVGEIAPTSLRGALGTLHQLAIVTGILIAQVFGLEALLGSEDLWPILLSLTVVPTVLQMALLPFCPESPRFLYIVRCQEHHAKRGLRRLTGRQDVGDMLAEMKEEKRKMDMERKVSILELFRSPLYRQPIFISILLQLSQQLSGINAIFYYSTSIFMKAGVQSPVYATIGAGVVNCAFTVVSLFLVERMGRRTLHMLGLGGMCICAVIMTTALVLLETVPWMSYISMLAIFGFVAFFEIGPGPIPWFFVAELFSQGPRPAAMAVAGFSNWTANFIIGMCFQYVASLCGPYVFLIFAALLLFFLIFTFFRVPETRGKTFDQIASNFHQHSAGGMMDMDMDMDMDLDKPSTELDYLGEESIN